In Enterobacter cloacae, the following are encoded in one genomic region:
- a CDS encoding protein-disulfide reductase has translation MFNIFRGFILLLLSCTGMANAADTGWLTSPQNDHARIRFQAEKGQDRILGLLTVELQSGWKTYWRSPGEGGVAPQIHWPKEVRDTWYWPVPSRFDISGLTTQGYHDKVIIPMVITGTDADTLNGTLTLSTCSNVCLLTDYTLRLDFNTPVDEAFQRAFDSAMRAIPGDSGISSNLSAWLSDGNLVITGTTDGEWKKPAIYFDPLEGDILPGDPAIRHDGNQLHVTVPVTDEWGDKPTTLKGKALSFVLTNGDNAQQTVITVGDEPPGQTTAVGLSKMLAFALLGGLILNLMPCVLPVMGMKLSSVLNAGSDKRKIRLRFLATSAGILTSFVLLAVMVSALKLTGASLGWGIQFQSPWFIGLMVAVTFLFALNLFGVFEMLLPSAAMGRLATTGGAGLTGSFCEGMFATLLATPCSAPFLGTAVAFALGAPLQELWLIFLTLGLGMSLPWLFVALIPETAMLLPKPGRWMNTLKIVLGLMMLVSSLWLVTLLNLHLGEALSHIIMLILIVIAIIAYAIAGQRTSPLFWFVVIALSVLGGYQLRGLLTTPVPDTQTEVQAIPWQPLSEEAIQNAVAQGKRVFVDISADWCVTCKVNEHRVLNQPEVIAALSQPDVVALRGDWSKPSTAIADFLGKRNRYAIPFNEVYGPGLADGEIFSPLLDKNTVLTTLDNAKG, from the coding sequence ATGTTTAACATCTTCAGGGGATTTATCCTCCTGTTGCTGTCCTGCACTGGCATGGCCAACGCAGCAGACACAGGCTGGCTGACCTCCCCACAAAACGATCACGCCCGGATCCGCTTCCAGGCAGAAAAGGGCCAGGATCGTATCTTAGGCTTGCTCACCGTAGAGCTGCAGTCCGGCTGGAAAACCTACTGGCGCTCGCCGGGCGAGGGTGGCGTCGCCCCACAAATCCACTGGCCAAAAGAGGTGCGGGATACGTGGTACTGGCCTGTCCCTTCACGCTTTGATATCTCTGGTCTCACTACCCAGGGTTATCACGACAAGGTGATTATCCCGATGGTCATCACCGGGACAGATGCCGATACGCTGAATGGCACTCTCACGCTCTCAACGTGTAGTAATGTCTGCCTGTTGACGGACTACACGCTGCGTCTGGATTTCAACACCCCGGTAGATGAGGCTTTTCAACGCGCTTTCGACAGTGCAATGCGCGCCATCCCGGGGGATTCGGGAATATCCTCAAACCTGTCTGCCTGGCTGTCTGACGGTAATCTGGTGATAACGGGAACCACGGACGGGGAGTGGAAAAAACCAGCGATCTACTTCGACCCGCTGGAGGGCGATATTCTTCCTGGCGATCCGGCTATCAGGCACGACGGTAATCAACTGCACGTGACGGTGCCAGTGACCGATGAATGGGGTGATAAGCCCACCACGCTTAAGGGGAAAGCGCTCTCTTTTGTACTGACCAATGGCGATAACGCGCAACAAACCGTGATTACCGTCGGGGACGAGCCTCCGGGCCAGACGACAGCGGTTGGGCTGAGTAAAATGCTGGCCTTCGCGCTGCTCGGCGGGCTGATACTGAACCTGATGCCCTGCGTACTACCGGTGATGGGCATGAAGCTCAGCAGTGTACTGAATGCCGGTTCGGATAAGCGGAAAATCAGATTACGCTTCCTGGCAACCAGTGCCGGTATTCTGACCTCCTTTGTGCTGCTGGCCGTGATGGTTTCCGCCCTTAAATTAACCGGAGCCTCGCTGGGATGGGGCATCCAGTTCCAGAGCCCGTGGTTTATCGGCCTGATGGTGGCGGTGACATTCCTTTTTGCGCTCAATCTGTTCGGGGTCTTTGAAATGTTGCTGCCTTCTGCGGCGATGGGGCGGCTGGCCACAACGGGGGGCGCGGGGCTTACCGGCAGTTTCTGTGAAGGTATGTTTGCCACTCTGCTCGCGACACCGTGTTCTGCACCGTTTCTCGGTACGGCAGTGGCGTTTGCGCTGGGCGCACCGTTACAGGAACTGTGGCTTATTTTTCTGACGCTCGGCCTGGGAATGAGTTTACCGTGGCTGTTTGTTGCGTTGATCCCTGAAACGGCCATGCTGCTTCCCAAACCGGGACGCTGGATGAATACGCTGAAGATCGTTCTCGGTCTTATGATGCTGGTATCCAGTCTCTGGCTGGTGACGCTACTCAATCTGCATCTGGGAGAAGCGCTCAGCCACATCATTATGTTGATACTGATTGTCATCGCGATCATAGCGTACGCCATAGCAGGGCAAAGAACCTCGCCACTGTTCTGGTTCGTGGTGATCGCGTTATCTGTTTTAGGGGGTTATCAGTTGCGCGGGTTGCTGACCACACCGGTACCCGACACGCAAACTGAGGTTCAGGCGATCCCGTGGCAACCATTAAGCGAGGAGGCTATCCAGAATGCTGTTGCGCAGGGGAAACGCGTCTTCGTGGATATCTCTGCCGACTGGTGTGTCACCTGTAAGGTCAATGAGCATCGGGTATTGAATCAGCCTGAAGTCATCGCGGCACTCAGCCAGCCGGATGTGGTTGCGCTACGTGGAGACTGGAGTAAGCCATCGACGGCGATCGCGGATTTCCTCGGAAAACGCAATCGCTACGCCATTCCGTTTAATGAGGTCTATGGCCCCGGCCTGGCTGATGGAGAAATTTTCTCTCCATTGCTTGATAAAAACACCGTTCTGACGACCCTGGACAACGCTAAAGGTTAA
- a CDS encoding RNA polymerase subunit sigma-24, whose translation MKAGVAGESLLMSALNACRSRLKAFIRGRTSVRDDADDILQEVTYQLMKVEQPVENVAAWLFRAARNEMTDRARKKHEVPLSGDFTADGEAGAPEDELAETLFGVPQTPEEEYLKTLLWEELGQALSELPALQREVFEKTELQGYSIKMLADETGASEQALLSRKHKAVLYLRARLRDVYEALTGD comes from the coding sequence ATGAAAGCCGGGGTGGCGGGTGAATCTTTGCTGATGTCGGCGCTTAATGCCTGCCGCTCCCGGCTGAAAGCCTTTATTCGCGGACGAACTTCCGTGCGCGATGATGCCGACGATATTCTGCAGGAAGTGACATATCAGCTCATGAAGGTGGAACAGCCGGTAGAGAACGTTGCTGCCTGGCTGTTTCGCGCGGCCCGTAATGAAATGACTGATCGGGCGCGGAAAAAACATGAGGTCCCGCTCTCCGGCGACTTCACCGCGGATGGCGAAGCGGGAGCCCCGGAAGATGAGTTAGCGGAAACCCTGTTCGGTGTTCCGCAAACCCCGGAAGAGGAATACCTGAAAACGCTGCTATGGGAAGAGCTGGGGCAAGCACTGTCTGAGCTTCCAGCGCTTCAGCGTGAGGTCTTTGAGAAAACGGAACTTCAGGGCTACAGCATAAAAATGCTGGCAGACGAGACGGGGGCCAGCGAACAGGCACTGTTGTCACGTAAGCACAAGGCCGTGCTTTATCTCCGCGCCCGATTACGGGATGTCTATGAAGCATTGACCGGTGATTGA
- a CDS encoding glycosyl hydrolase family 32 has translation MTLPSRWPAVLQAVMKGLPRALADRHYPQWHPAPVTGLMNDPNGFIWFAGRYHLFYQWNPLNCDHRYKCWGHWSSEDLVRWQHEPMALMPDEEYDRNGCYSGSAVDNNGVLTLCYTGNVKFDDGSRTAWQCLAEPNEDGSFTKRGPVLPLPEGYTGHVRDPKVWQHDGQWYMVLGAQDLEKRGKVLLFTSADLHNWQPCGEIAGHGINGLADAGYMWECPDLFALDGTHVLICCPQGLTRESHRYLNTYPATWMNGAFDYERAAFEHGDLHELDAGFEFYAPQTTLAADGRRVLIGWMGVPDGEEMLQPTRAHGWIHQMTCPRELRYQDGKLWQTPVRELEQLREDEHHWQGVASNAPVLDATRLEFWLTASCVDVDFAGALRLRVDDNGLRLERASLQNGEILTRYWRGEVRHLRVLCDRSSVEIFINHGEGVMSSRYFPDHPAQVRFEGASDITLRYWSLRSCMIE, from the coding sequence ATGACGTTACCTTCTCGCTGGCCTGCCGTGCTGCAGGCCGTCATGAAAGGCCTGCCGCGCGCACTGGCTGACCGCCATTATCCCCAGTGGCACCCGGCACCCGTGACAGGGTTGATGAACGATCCGAACGGTTTTATCTGGTTTGCCGGGCGTTATCACCTGTTTTACCAGTGGAACCCGCTGAATTGCGATCACCGCTATAAATGCTGGGGACACTGGAGTTCTGAGGATCTGGTGCGCTGGCAGCATGAGCCGATGGCGCTAATGCCCGATGAAGAATATGACCGCAACGGGTGTTACTCCGGCAGCGCCGTGGATAACAACGGTGTGCTGACGCTGTGCTATACCGGCAACGTCAAATTTGATGACGGAAGCCGCACCGCCTGGCAGTGTCTGGCTGAACCAAATGAAGACGGAAGTTTTACCAAACGAGGCCCGGTGCTGCCGTTGCCGGAAGGCTATACCGGACACGTACGCGACCCGAAAGTCTGGCAACATGACGGGCAGTGGTACATGGTGCTCGGCGCACAGGATCTGGAAAAACGCGGCAAAGTGTTGCTGTTTACCTCTGCCGATTTGCACAACTGGCAGCCCTGCGGAGAGATCGCCGGTCATGGCATCAACGGTCTCGCTGATGCCGGATACATGTGGGAATGCCCGGATCTGTTTGCCCTCGACGGGACTCACGTTCTGATCTGCTGCCCGCAAGGGCTGACTCGTGAATCGCATCGCTATCTCAACACCTATCCGGCAACCTGGATGAACGGGGCGTTTGACTATGAACGCGCCGCGTTTGAGCACGGTGACTTACACGAGCTGGATGCCGGTTTTGAGTTTTATGCCCCACAAACGACGCTTGCCGCAGACGGACGGCGGGTGCTGATTGGCTGGATGGGCGTACCGGACGGCGAAGAGATGTTGCAACCAACGCGCGCCCACGGCTGGATCCACCAGATGACCTGTCCACGTGAGCTGCGCTACCAGGATGGCAAACTGTGGCAAACCCCGGTTCGCGAACTGGAACAACTGCGTGAGGATGAGCATCACTGGCAGGGTGTTGCCAGCAATGCGCCGGTACTGGATGCAACACGTCTTGAATTCTGGCTAACCGCGTCATGCGTTGATGTGGATTTTGCCGGGGCGTTGCGGCTTAGGGTTGATGACAACGGGTTACGCCTGGAACGTGCCAGCCTGCAAAACGGTGAAATATTGACCCGCTACTGGCGGGGTGAGGTTCGCCATTTGCGCGTTCTGTGCGATCGCTCCAGCGTCGAAATTTTCATCAATCACGGTGAAGGCGTGATGAGCAGCCGCTATTTTCCTGACCATCCGGCGCAGGTGCGCTTCGAAGGTGCGTCCGACATCACATTACGGTACTGGTCGCTGCGCAGCTGCATGATAGAATAG
- a CDS encoding mechanosensitive ion channel protein MscS: MNKIQLALLSCLLSVLSFITVAAEPRLEPTEQERARTVYIFHQPVVMLQAKFGLTTPEERVLRIRNTLRHFTEQDVREPLKIIPVTRYNQPGRLIVMNGKPVMLLTQADLDEGDDLTLDQAAQRVLTRLEAQRTALHEQYNSGWIALSAVKTIVGFLALALFWYGAWRSWRWVRRFYRHRILESRSIIPQRWRKFVGAIETRLYALLMFLSGALGLYLWLRWAFSLFPWTRIWGTSLGDWAVRVLRDIAFSIASALPGLMIVLIIFLITAFILKLLKILLNQVEVGGLQLPGIHPETVGATRKLISVGVWLFALSAAYPFLPGANSLAFKGISVFFGLMLTLGSAGVMNHAMSGLVLIYSRALRKGDVIRVADNEGLVTEIGMLATKILTRENYIVTVPNAVVVSGKITNLSAQEPDAGINLTVGVTIGYDTPWRQVHAMLEMAARRAKCIDHSQPPLVRQLELMDWYIAYELQVKLIPGQALAEARNELHGLIQDVFNEFNVQIMSPNFVMQPEGTVIVAEENWYAAPAEQPEQK, from the coding sequence ATGAACAAAATCCAGCTCGCTTTATTGTCGTGTTTGCTGTCAGTATTATCGTTTATCACGGTTGCCGCAGAACCACGCCTGGAGCCGACTGAACAGGAGCGGGCCCGAACGGTTTATATCTTCCACCAACCTGTTGTTATGCTTCAGGCGAAATTTGGCCTCACAACGCCAGAAGAACGCGTATTACGCATTCGCAATACGCTGCGACATTTCACTGAGCAGGATGTACGCGAACCGCTGAAAATTATACCGGTCACTCGTTACAACCAGCCTGGTCGCTTGATTGTCATGAACGGCAAGCCTGTTATGTTGCTTACACAAGCAGACCTTGATGAAGGTGACGATCTTACGCTTGATCAGGCCGCCCAGCGTGTGTTGACGCGTCTGGAGGCTCAACGAACGGCACTTCACGAGCAATATAATAGCGGCTGGATTGCGTTATCCGCCGTGAAAACTATCGTGGGTTTTCTGGCACTGGCTCTTTTCTGGTACGGTGCCTGGCGTTCCTGGCGCTGGGTGCGACGTTTTTACCGTCACCGCATTCTGGAAAGCCGCAGCATAATTCCTCAACGTTGGCGTAAGTTTGTTGGCGCGATTGAGACCCGGTTGTATGCCCTGTTAATGTTTTTGTCCGGTGCCCTGGGGTTATATCTCTGGTTGCGCTGGGCATTCAGTTTGTTCCCCTGGACGCGCATCTGGGGGACATCATTGGGCGACTGGGCAGTGCGCGTTTTACGAGATATTGCGTTTTCTATTGCCTCTGCGCTGCCGGGGCTCATGATTGTTTTGATTATTTTCCTTATTACCGCGTTTATACTTAAACTCCTTAAAATCTTGTTAAATCAAGTAGAAGTAGGGGGATTGCAGCTTCCAGGTATCCATCCCGAAACCGTAGGTGCCACTCGCAAGCTGATTTCTGTCGGCGTGTGGTTGTTTGCCTTATCTGCGGCATATCCGTTTTTGCCGGGGGCAAATTCACTGGCTTTTAAAGGTATCAGCGTATTCTTTGGCCTGATGCTGACGTTGGGGTCAGCAGGGGTGATGAACCATGCCATGAGCGGGCTGGTGTTAATCTACTCCCGCGCGTTACGAAAAGGGGATGTAATACGGGTCGCGGATAATGAAGGTCTGGTCACGGAGATTGGCATGCTTGCGACCAAAATTCTCACACGGGAAAACTATATTGTTACGGTACCCAATGCTGTCGTCGTCAGCGGCAAAATAACCAACCTTAGCGCACAGGAACCTGATGCGGGGATCAATCTGACAGTTGGTGTGACTATTGGCTATGACACGCCCTGGCGGCAAGTTCACGCGATGCTGGAAATGGCCGCCAGACGGGCAAAATGCATCGACCATTCCCAACCACCTCTGGTGCGGCAGCTGGAGTTGATGGACTGGTACATCGCTTATGAACTTCAGGTTAAGCTGATACCCGGGCAAGCGCTCGCCGAGGCTCGTAATGAATTGCACGGCCTTATTCAGGACGTCTTTAACGAGTTTAATGTGCAAATTATGTCGCCAAACTTTGTGATGCAGCCTGAAGGGACGGTAATCGTGGCTGAAGAAAACTGGTACGCAGCACCGGCTGAACAACCAGAACAGAAGTGA
- a CDS encoding thiol:disulfide interchange protein DsbG: protein MKKLLLISLLVTSGLAQAAEAIPDVVKTFSEQQNIKIIKKIDAPGGAPAWLGQYQDMGVTLFLTPDGKHVISGYLYDEKGKNLSDAYFQKEIYAPLGREMWKQLNAAHPLKEGADTAPRKVFVFADPFCPYCKAFWAEAQPWVKAGKVQLNTLLVAFLNPNSGRNASAILNAKDPVSAWREYELSGGKTLPKPAGGASRENVAVLQQHQQLMDSLGANATPAIYYLNAQNELQQVVGMPDEKQLEEMFGPKP from the coding sequence ATGAAAAAATTACTGTTAATTTCGCTGCTGGTGACGTCAGGGCTGGCTCAAGCCGCTGAGGCCATTCCTGATGTTGTGAAGACGTTCAGTGAACAGCAAAACATTAAGATCATTAAGAAAATCGATGCGCCAGGTGGAGCGCCCGCCTGGCTTGGGCAATATCAGGACATGGGCGTTACGCTCTTTTTAACACCGGATGGAAAGCATGTAATTTCAGGCTATCTGTATGATGAAAAAGGTAAAAACCTTAGCGATGCGTATTTCCAGAAAGAGATCTACGCGCCGCTGGGGCGGGAAATGTGGAAACAGCTCAATGCAGCGCATCCGCTGAAAGAGGGGGCGGATACAGCACCGCGTAAAGTGTTCGTCTTTGCCGATCCATTCTGTCCGTATTGCAAGGCCTTTTGGGCCGAGGCGCAGCCGTGGGTGAAGGCGGGTAAGGTTCAGTTAAATACGCTGCTGGTGGCGTTTCTTAATCCCAACAGTGGCCGTAACGCCTCCGCGATCCTGAATGCAAAAGATCCGGTTTCTGCCTGGAGAGAGTACGAGCTTTCTGGCGGGAAAACATTGCCTAAACCTGCGGGCGGAGCCTCACGTGAGAACGTGGCTGTGTTACAGCAGCACCAACAGTTAATGGACAGTCTGGGCGCAAATGCCACCCCGGCAATTTATTATCTGAATGCACAAAACGAGCTTCAGCAGGTGGTGGGCATGCCAGATGAGAAGCAACTCGAGGAAATGTTTGGGCCTAAACCATAA
- a CDS encoding suppressor for copper-sensitivity C, which produces MKKIMITLMFLFVSTQMVAAEVQTPEQEQRAQKIVYDFLFNDPNSPRIGAKNPKLTLVVFTDYNCPYCKKFDPYLERIVEKYPDVAVVFKFLPYRSESSVTSARDALTVWRSHPEQFMKFNDILMAKKGYHDDASIQEAKKRAGVSVTTPDAESLMTIKRSLLIAEKLGIQGTPATLIGEGLLPGWVPFEQFDEMVSDALKKS; this is translated from the coding sequence ATGAAGAAAATCATGATTACGCTGATGTTCCTCTTTGTGTCTACTCAGATGGTGGCCGCAGAGGTACAGACACCGGAACAGGAACAACGCGCCCAGAAGATCGTTTACGATTTCCTGTTTAACGATCCCAATTCACCGCGTATTGGGGCTAAAAATCCAAAGTTAACGCTGGTGGTGTTCACGGACTACAACTGCCCGTACTGTAAAAAATTCGATCCTTATCTTGAGAGGATCGTCGAGAAATATCCGGATGTGGCGGTGGTCTTTAAGTTTCTGCCTTACCGGTCAGAAAGTTCGGTGACCTCTGCACGTGACGCCCTGACCGTCTGGCGTTCACATCCTGAACAATTTATGAAATTTAACGATATCCTGATGGCAAAAAAGGGATACCACGATGATGCCAGTATTCAGGAGGCCAAAAAGCGGGCGGGGGTCAGTGTGACAACGCCTGATGCCGAGAGCCTGATGACGATCAAACGCAGCCTGCTCATTGCCGAAAAACTGGGTATTCAGGGAACGCCGGCAACGCTGATTGGCGAGGGGCTGCTTCCCGGCTGGGTTCCTTTTGAACAGTTCGATGAAATGGTCAGTGACGCGCTGAAAAAAAGTTGA
- a CDS encoding IS5 family transposase, which produces MSQQLTFADSEFSSKRRQTRKEVFLGRMDDLLPWDKLLGVIEPVYPKAGNGRRPYPLETMLRIHCMQQWYNLSDEAMEDALYEIASMRQFARLSLDKAIPDRTTIMNFRHLLEQHELARKIFSTVNHWLAECGVLMTQGTLVDATIIQAPSSTKNKHNSRDEDMHQTKKGNQWYFGMKAHIGVDAKSGLTHSLVTTAANEHDLNQVGKLLHGDEEFISADAGYQGAEKRDELSDVSADWLIAKRPGKVNALKQHPRKNKLAIRYEYLKASIRAKVEHPFRIVKCQFGFVKARYKGLAKNDSQLAMLFTLANLVRVDQLIRAQARST; this is translated from the coding sequence ATGAGCCAGCAACTGACTTTTGCCGACAGTGAGTTTTCCAGTAAACGCCGCCAGACCCGCAAAGAAGTTTTCCTTGGCAGAATGGATGACTTGCTTCCCTGGGACAAATTACTTGGCGTTATCGAGCCTGTGTATCCCAAGGCCGGTAATGGTCGCAGGCCCTATCCGCTGGAAACCATGCTGCGTATTCACTGCATGCAGCAATGGTACAACCTGAGCGATGAGGCCATGGAAGATGCCCTCTATGAAATCGCCTCCATGCGCCAATTTGCTCGCCTGTCACTGGATAAAGCCATTCCAGACCGCACTACCATCATGAATTTCCGGCATTTGCTGGAGCAGCATGAACTGGCCCGCAAAATCTTCAGTACCGTTAATCACTGGCTAGCAGAGTGTGGCGTTCTAATGACCCAGGGCACCTTGGTGGATGCCACCATCATTCAAGCCCCCAGCTCTACCAAAAACAAACACAACAGCCGTGATGAAGACATGCACCAGACCAAGAAAGGTAACCAGTGGTACTTCGGCATGAAAGCGCACATTGGCGTGGACGCCAAAAGTGGCCTGACCCACAGTCTGGTGACCACGGCGGCTAACGAGCACGACCTCAATCAGGTTGGCAAGTTACTGCATGGCGATGAAGAATTTATCTCAGCCGATGCTGGTTATCAGGGGGCCGAAAAGCGCGATGAGCTCAGCGATGTCAGCGCAGACTGGCTTATCGCCAAGCGTCCCGGCAAAGTGAATGCATTGAAGCAACACCCGCGCAAGAACAAGCTGGCCATCCGTTACGAATACCTGAAAGCGAGTATCCGAGCGAAGGTTGAGCATCCATTTCGGATAGTAAAATGTCAGTTTGGTTTCGTCAAAGCCAGGTACAAGGGGCTGGCTAAAAATGACAGTCAACTGGCGATGTTATTCACCCTGGCGAACCTGGTTCGAGTTGACCAATTGATACGGGCACAGGCGAGATCTACCTGA
- a CDS encoding sucrose operon repressor: MRKTKRVTIKDIAELAGVSKATASLVLNGRSKELRVAEETRERVLAIAKEHHYQPSIHARSLRDNRSHTIGLVVPEITNYGFAVFSHELETLCREAGVQLLISCSDENPGQETVVVNNMVARQVDGLIVASSMLSDADYQKLSEQLPVVLFDRHMNDSSLPLVITDSIPPTAELVADLARQHPDEIYFLGGQPRLSPTRDRLEGFKQGLRDANVELRPEWIIHGNYHPSSGYEMFAELCARLGRPPKALFTAACGLLEGVLRYMGQHNLLQSDMRLASFDDHYLYDSLTIPIDTVRQDNRQLAWHCFDLIGKLIEGETPEPLQRKLSATLQRRYKTTA, encoded by the coding sequence GTGAGAAAAACAAAACGCGTCACCATAAAAGACATCGCGGAGCTGGCGGGGGTATCAAAAGCCACCGCCAGTCTGGTACTGAATGGTCGCAGCAAAGAGCTTCGCGTGGCTGAAGAGACGCGTGAACGCGTGCTGGCGATTGCAAAAGAGCATCACTATCAGCCCAGCATTCACGCCCGTTCGCTGCGTGATAACCGCAGTCATACCATTGGTCTGGTGGTTCCGGAGATCACCAACTACGGTTTTGCCGTGTTTTCTCACGAACTGGAGACGCTGTGCCGCGAGGCTGGCGTCCAGTTGCTGATCTCCTGTAGTGATGAAAACCCAGGGCAGGAGACGGTGGTGGTCAATAACATGGTGGCACGCCAGGTCGACGGGTTGATTGTCGCCTCCAGCATGCTCAGTGATGCGGATTACCAGAAACTGAGTGAGCAGTTACCCGTCGTTCTCTTTGACCGCCATATGAACGACAGTTCGCTACCGCTGGTGATCACCGATTCCATTCCCCCAACGGCCGAACTGGTGGCCGACCTTGCGCGGCAGCATCCTGATGAGATCTATTTCCTCGGTGGGCAGCCACGGCTTTCCCCAACGCGCGACCGTCTTGAAGGGTTTAAGCAAGGGCTGCGTGATGCCAACGTCGAGCTTCGCCCGGAGTGGATCATTCACGGTAATTACCACCCCAGTTCCGGCTACGAAATGTTCGCCGAACTGTGCGCGCGCTTGGGTCGTCCGCCAAAAGCGCTGTTCACTGCCGCCTGTGGTTTGCTTGAAGGTGTGCTTCGCTACATGGGCCAGCACAACCTGCTGCAAAGCGATATGCGGCTGGCCAGCTTTGACGATCACTATCTCTATGATTCCCTCACCATTCCTATCGACACAGTCCGTCAGGACAACCGTCAACTGGCCTGGCACTGCTTTGATTTGATTGGCAAACTGATCGAAGGAGAAACGCCGGAACCACTGCAGCGGAAGTTGAGCGCGACGCTACAGCGACGTTACAAAACGACAGCGTAA
- a CDS encoding methyl-accepting chemotaxis protein, whose product MSLKKSSLIILFSLLFFFVASTITSVGLIIKSNNSLDNVNKEIQVVLSIIDPINHSRTLRVRVMEYVKMVEAGDSTDQPAKLAAVKEALTKADHAFAAFMAAPRLADEAPLVSAYEEAWKTYRNQGLEPLINAAQAHDVAQFNTLISQVSQLDRKYEIVLDQVLTVHQKYAKSLNEDASSNFVSGLAIIAGFAFLFVVVIIAVSLLMKRFVFAPVNLAREHCSQIAAGKLNIAVPVKGNSGNEIDHLMGSMEQMRLALLSTIAQVRDASHTVTHAAQEIASGNIDLASRTEQQASALTQTAASMEELSATVANNTDNVHQAGKLVQDAVKNAHTGEAVTREVIETMNTIAGNSKRIEDITSVINSIAFQTNILALNAAVEAARAGTQGRGFAVVASEVRTLAQKSAVAAKDIENLIAQSVVSVKSGTELVNRSGEVIDAIIASVNKVNTLMEQISVASEEQSRGIGQVGQAVTEMDGVTQQNAALVQESAAAAASLEEQAQHLTQSISSFSLPAHA is encoded by the coding sequence ATGTCGTTGAAAAAATCTTCCCTGATTATTTTGTTCTCCTTACTGTTCTTCTTTGTTGCGAGCACCATCACCAGCGTTGGGCTCATCATTAAAAGTAATAATTCACTGGATAATGTGAATAAAGAAATTCAGGTTGTCCTGTCTATTATTGACCCCATCAACCATAGCCGTACGCTGCGCGTCCGGGTGATGGAGTATGTGAAGATGGTGGAGGCGGGGGATTCAACGGATCAGCCCGCGAAACTGGCGGCGGTTAAAGAGGCACTGACAAAAGCGGATCACGCCTTTGCCGCCTTTATGGCCGCACCGCGCCTGGCGGATGAAGCACCGCTGGTAAGTGCCTATGAAGAGGCCTGGAAAACGTATCGCAATCAGGGTCTGGAGCCGTTAATCAACGCGGCGCAAGCCCATGATGTGGCGCAATTCAATACGCTCATTTCACAGGTTTCTCAGCTGGATCGGAAGTATGAAATTGTGCTCGACCAGGTGCTGACCGTTCATCAGAAATATGCCAAGAGCCTGAATGAAGATGCGAGCAGCAACTTCGTTTCGGGTCTGGCTATTATCGCGGGCTTTGCCTTCCTGTTTGTGGTGGTGATCATCGCGGTCAGCCTGCTGATGAAGCGCTTTGTTTTTGCCCCGGTGAACCTGGCACGCGAGCACTGTAGCCAGATAGCGGCGGGTAAACTGAACATTGCTGTACCCGTGAAGGGGAATTCCGGTAATGAAATTGATCACCTGATGGGGTCAATGGAGCAGATGCGCCTGGCACTGCTTTCTACCATTGCGCAGGTGCGTGACGCGAGCCACACGGTGACGCATGCCGCACAAGAGATTGCCTCCGGGAATATCGACCTGGCTTCACGTACGGAACAGCAGGCTTCTGCGTTAACCCAGACGGCGGCCAGTATGGAAGAGCTGAGCGCGACCGTTGCCAATAACACCGACAACGTACACCAGGCTGGAAAACTGGTTCAGGACGCGGTGAAAAATGCGCACACCGGAGAAGCCGTGACCCGCGAAGTCATTGAAACGATGAATACCATCGCGGGGAACTCGAAGCGCATTGAGGATATCACCAGCGTCATTAACAGCATTGCTTTCCAGACTAACATTCTGGCACTGAACGCCGCGGTTGAAGCGGCTCGCGCGGGTACGCAAGGGCGCGGATTTGCGGTCGTCGCCAGTGAAGTCCGTACGCTGGCACAGAAAAGTGCCGTTGCAGCGAAGGATATCGAAAATCTTATTGCCCAGTCGGTTGTCAGCGTGAAAAGCGGCACTGAGCTGGTCAATCGCTCCGGAGAGGTGATTGACGCGATTATTGCTTCAGTGAATAAAGTGAATACGCTGATGGAGCAAATTTCAGTGGCATCTGAAGAACAAAGCCGCGGGATTGGCCAGGTCGGACAGGCCGTCACGGAGATGGACGGGGTAACGCAACAGAACGCCGCACTGGTGCAGGAGTCTGCGGCGGCGGCGGCTTCGCTTGAGGAACAGGCTCAGCATCTGACGCAGAGTATTTCGAGCTTTAGCTTGCCTGCGCACGCGTGA